The genomic segment attagATACATCCAagatggaaatttttttttaatgagcaGAGATTTTGGGCCAACTATAAATGACTAATATGCTATTTTGCCTGCCATTTCAACATGTGATCTAGGATTCATGGATGTCTTGGTATTTGCTATGCCACGATTAGGGGAGTAAATGAACTGAGTTGATTGGTGAGATTTTCGAGTCGattcgaaaaatatttgatttgtatcCGAATTTATCGAATTCGAGTCGAACTCGAATATGTTCAAACTTTTTTCGAGCAGAGCTCGAGCCCAAGTTATTTTGTTCGACAGTGGGCGAGCCCAGTCACGAggcttaatattttattaatataatataattatatattaaataaataaataaatttcgagCCTTTCCAACAATAGTTCAAATAGTTGTgaatatgttcgaatcttttcGAGCAGAATTCGAACTCGGCTTTAATTCAAAATGAATTCGAGCGGAAATTCAAATCGAACTCGATTAAAAAAACGAAGGCGGCTAGGAACTTCCATCTCCCTTGGACGGCCCAATTTAACCACACAAAAGCCCATGGAACAAAACATTGAGCGTTAATGGATCAAAGCTAGCGACCTCGGAGGGAAGGAGATAAACCCTGTTGCCTACGTTCTCTGTAAATCTTATCTTTACATCTCTCCGCCACTCGCTCTCTTTCGATTTCTTTGTTTCTTGTTTTTCCGATATCTAAATTTTCATTTCTCTGTGTATGTGCGGTACACATTTCCTCCACATACGGAATCTCTGTTTTCTGCAGTTCTTCTTGTTTTGAGATCTATTTCGTTGTTGTTTCAGTTTCATCAAGTTTTTTCTCAGGTTGTTTTTCAATTTGACCTTCATTTTGCTGattgatttataaattttagtCCTTCATGATTTTATGTTCATTTGCGAGTCTCTGATGATTTTCAATTTCACCAATTTTGTTTGAATGATTTATCTCGTTGTGCTTGCGATTGTCCGAGGAAGTGTAACAGTGTAATAGTTGAAGCTTCTGGTTATTTCATGGAATTTTTGTATAGCTGTGGTATGATATTAATCGGGAAGCTATGATCTATTTTTTAACATGGTTTAGCCTCGTGCATGTAATTTAAAGTAAAGCTCTTGCTGTGTTATTTATTCCTGTGTATTAGAGCGTGTATATTTTTATATAGACTAACTATAGCGCTTAGGAGCTTTCAATGAAGAAGAATCCTCTGCTCGATCTTTCATCTTATAATATTGTGATATTGACGCGCGCCGCTCAGTGGAAGTCGATTCAATTGAACGGGGTCCTAATTTTGCAGGCTTTATTACAATGAGAGATATATCAGAGGGGATGCTGCGTATGGTAAGTTGTTCCTTGCTTTCTATTCCAATGGATTCAATAATCCGGATTTCATGTATTTTTCTTTGATGGTCGAGGAAAGAAGAGTCTGCCTCTAACTTCTTACTACATTATTATTGGGATTAATACTCTATATTATATCAAATGTACATACATCATGTTTAGGCATGACCTTCGAACAATAAACATTGTTTAAATTTGTTGACAGATGTGCGATAAATATCAAACTATACGTGACTCTAAGTACGCTACATGGGTGACAAGGCTTCATGGATGTAATAGGGAACTCGTCAAGGATTTGGCGGAACTAGCCTTAGACTCCTACAATCAGACAGAAGTTAGACAaattatttgatattattaaccGTTTTGTTTATTGAATAGttgaaataattttgttttgcaTATTTTTGGGTTGGTTGCAGCAAAAGAATTTCAAACTCGAGAAAGTTTGCAAGCTAAACCGCAAAAATGTATTTTTCTGCATGACATTCCGGGCAAGAAATGCTGAAATTGATGAGTGCCGTCTTTTTCGAGGTGTTGTCGTATTTGATGATGTATTGCTTTGTGAGATCATGGTACATGAACCATTTTTGCCTATTCCATTTTTTGTTACTGTTTTAGTTGAGTTCTATGCTATCATTGTTCCCGGTTTATCCGAGTGTTCCATGGTACGTGTTTTGCTGATGGTGATACCTAACAAAATATCTTAGTTCACAATCTTGAACACTCCATCTTAGTATGAGTGCTAAATGTGGAGAttaaaaccaaatcaaaattaaataaaatccataGTCTGTCTGTTCATCATGAAAGTTGGATACACTGGGTCCTTTCATCTTTCAAACTAGGGATGGTCGGCTTCTTTTAATGGAATGTTAGCTATGTGATTATATCTCTAATTCAGTTGCCGTCTCATTGTCAATAACCATAAGATATGGGATGGATATAGGTAAGATAAAATACAAAGCAGAGATATGTTTCACTCTGGTAGACAAGTTCTGGATGTAGGGAGCAGGGTGTTTTCAAGTAAATCACTAAATCCCTGAAGATTATTTGGGTTGTGCGTTGGTGCTATGTCATGCTAGAGTGAGGCTACGCTTGAGCATGAGCGAACCCTCTACCAAGCATGAAGCAAATAACAAATTCATAATTTGGAATATAGTTTTAAATAGGTGAATGAGGAGTACAACTGCACCATCAAAGCTATACCATGTAGTATTGTTCATCTTTTTGTTGGC from the Primulina tabacum isolate GXHZ01 chromosome 16, ASM2559414v2, whole genome shotgun sequence genome contains:
- the LOC142529128 gene encoding uncharacterized protein LOC142529128 isoform X7, translating into MEFLYSCVEVDSIERGPNFAGFITMRDISEGMLRMMCDKYQTIRDSKYATWVTRLHGCNRELVKDLAELALDSYNQTEQKNFKLEKVCKLNRKNVFFCMTFRARNAEIDECRLFRGVVVFDDVLLCEIMDGDTIKGDGNHVAASFRSKEAHYPRTRKLARRRI
- the LOC142529128 gene encoding uncharacterized protein LOC142529128 isoform X1 yields the protein MEFLYSCVEVDSIERGPNFAGFITMRDISEGMLRMMCDKYQTIRDSKYATWVTRLHGCNRELVKDLAELALDSYNQTEQKNFKLEKVCKLNRKNVFFCMTFRARNAEIDECRLFRGVVVFDDVLLCEIMDGDTIKGDGNHVAASFRSKEAHYPRTRYNASPKSYIDMFHALFIGHSLSICYV
- the LOC142529128 gene encoding uncharacterized protein LOC142529128 isoform X6, which produces MEFLYSCVEVDSIERGPNFAGFITMRDISEGMLRMMCDKYQTIRDSKYATWVTRLHGCNRELVKDLAELALDSYNQTEQKNFKLEKVCKLNRKNVFFCMTFRARNAEIDECRLFRGVVVFDDVLLCEIMFFRMVIRLRVMEIMLPHHFEARKLTTLARVSLQGGGSD
- the LOC142529128 gene encoding uncharacterized protein LOC142529128 isoform X2, which produces MEFLYSCVEVDSIERGPNFAGFITMRDISEGMLRMMCDKYQTIRDSKYATWVTRLHGCNRELVKDLAELALDSYNQTEQKNFKLEKVCKLNRKNVFFCMTFRARNAEIDECRLFRGVVVFDDVLLCEIMFFRMVIRLRVMEIMLPHHFEARKLTTLARGTMHPQNRTLTCFMLYSLVIH
- the LOC142529128 gene encoding uncharacterized protein LOC142529128 isoform X8, producing MRDISEGMLRMMCDKYQTIRDSKYATWVTRLHGCNRELVKDLAELALDSYNQTEQKNFKLEKVCKLNRKNVFFCMTFRARNAEIDECRLFRGVVVFDDVLLCEIMDGDTIKGDGNHVAASFRSKEAHYPRTRYNASPKSYIDMFHALFIGHSLSICYV
- the LOC142529128 gene encoding uncharacterized protein LOC142529128 isoform X5; amino-acid sequence: MEFLYSCGFITMRDISEGMLRMMCDKYQTIRDSKYATWVTRLHGCNRELVKDLAELALDSYNQTEQKNFKLEKVCKLNRKNVFFCMTFRARNAEIDECRLFRGVVVFDDVLLCEIMDGDTIKGDGNHVAASFRSKEAHYPRTRYNASPKSYIDMFHALFIGHSLSICYV
- the LOC142529128 gene encoding uncharacterized protein LOC142529128 isoform X3 translates to MEFLYSCVEVDSIERGPNFAGFITMRDISEGMLRMMCDKYQTIRDSKYATWVTRLHGCNRELVKDLAELALDSYNQTEQKNFKLEKVCKLNRKNVFFCMTFRARNAEIDECRLFRGVVVFDDVLLCEIMFFRMVIRLRVMEIMLPHHFEARKLTTLARGTMHPQNLSLQGGGSD
- the LOC142529128 gene encoding uncharacterized protein LOC142529128 isoform X4, translating into MEFLYSCVEVDSIERGPNFAGFITMRDISEGMLRMMCDKYQTIRDSKYATWVTRLHGCNRELVKDLAELALDSYNQTEQKNFKLEKVCKLNRKNVFFCMTFRARNAEIDECRLFRGVVVFDDVLLCEIMDGDTIKGDGNHVAASFRSKEAHYPRTRYNASPKSKLARRRI